In a genomic window of Bradyrhizobium ontarionense:
- a CDS encoding response regulator: MSIERDQRVLVFAPIGRDGPASAELLRSARLDTHVCTCLTELISELSAGVGAIVLAEEGVFATDTAPLTQWVERQPAWSDLPFIVLTSHREQPAVVAWRRNLVGALRNVSLLERPVQPITLTSAVQSAMRARRRQYEIRTLIQAREQAAQELERLVVERTRALAESNEHLRLEMAERARVEETLRQAQKIEAIGRLTGGVAHDFNNLLMVISGGLDMLDRQADPARRRRLMDGMLQAAQRGASLTRQLLAFSRRQELRPEPVDIARQIGGMRELLDRSLRGDVHVRFDFPDALWPVEVDPGELELVVLNLAVNARDAMPTGGTIVVRGENLLNWKDDEVAGDYVRLSVLDTGTGMTDEVRVRVFEPFFTTKDVGKGSGLGLAQVYGFAKQSRGTVCIDSELGRGTTIALYLPRSAHAASRQQHHLVDLHRPRARSREEGRILLVEDDDEVAALVSEMLRQLGYEVTRASSAAAALGALADGRSVDLVFSDVMMPGGMNGVELAREIQKRRGDMPILLTSGYSGAAVHAAKEAGVRILSKPYRIDELAAEIDAAKAENVWSRARNS, from the coding sequence ATGAGCATTGAGCGGGATCAGCGCGTGCTCGTCTTTGCGCCGATCGGACGCGACGGTCCGGCGTCTGCGGAGCTGCTTCGAAGCGCAAGGCTCGACACCCATGTCTGCACCTGCCTGACAGAGCTGATCAGCGAGTTGAGTGCCGGCGTCGGCGCGATCGTTCTGGCCGAGGAGGGGGTGTTCGCAACGGACACTGCTCCTCTCACGCAATGGGTCGAGCGGCAGCCCGCATGGTCCGACCTGCCCTTCATCGTGCTCACCAGCCACCGGGAGCAGCCCGCAGTGGTTGCGTGGAGGCGCAATCTCGTGGGCGCGCTGCGCAACGTCTCATTGCTCGAGCGGCCGGTCCAACCGATCACGCTGACGAGCGCGGTGCAATCGGCGATGCGGGCCCGGCGGCGCCAGTACGAAATTCGCACGCTGATCCAGGCGCGCGAGCAGGCCGCGCAGGAGCTCGAGCGGCTGGTGGTGGAACGGACTCGCGCGCTCGCGGAATCCAACGAACATCTTCGCCTCGAGATGGCCGAGCGCGCGCGTGTCGAAGAGACGCTTCGCCAGGCCCAGAAGATCGAGGCCATCGGCCGGCTGACGGGCGGCGTCGCGCATGATTTCAACAATCTGCTGATGGTGATCTCCGGCGGCCTCGACATGCTGGATCGCCAGGCCGATCCGGCGAGGCGCCGTCGCCTCATGGACGGCATGCTCCAGGCGGCGCAGCGCGGTGCGAGCCTGACCCGGCAGCTTCTCGCGTTCTCTCGCCGGCAGGAGCTGAGACCCGAACCGGTCGACATCGCCCGTCAGATCGGCGGAATGCGCGAATTGCTTGATCGCAGCCTTCGCGGCGACGTCCACGTGCGGTTCGATTTTCCCGATGCGCTGTGGCCGGTCGAGGTCGACCCCGGCGAGCTCGAGCTGGTGGTGCTCAATCTCGCCGTCAATGCGCGCGACGCGATGCCCACCGGCGGCACCATCGTGGTGCGAGGGGAGAACCTGCTGAATTGGAAGGATGACGAGGTCGCAGGCGACTATGTCCGCCTGTCCGTGCTCGACACCGGAACCGGCATGACGGACGAGGTTCGCGTTCGGGTCTTCGAGCCATTCTTCACTACCAAGGATGTCGGCAAGGGCTCGGGCCTCGGGCTTGCCCAGGTCTACGGCTTCGCCAAGCAGTCGCGGGGCACCGTCTGCATCGACTCGGAGCTTGGTCGGGGCACCACGATCGCGTTGTACCTGCCCAGATCCGCGCACGCCGCATCCAGGCAGCAGCATCACCTCGTCGACCTTCATCGACCGAGAGCCCGTTCTCGCGAGGAGGGGCGGATTCTTCTGGTCGAGGACGACGACGAAGTCGCTGCGCTCGTGAGCGAGATGCTCCGCCAACTCGGCTATGAGGTCACCCGTGCATCCAGCGCGGCGGCGGCACTGGGCGCGTTGGCCGACGGGCGGTCGGTCGACCTCGTGTTCTCCGATGTCATGATGCCGGGGGGCATGAACGGGGTCGAGCTCGCGCGCGAGATCCAGAAACGGCGCGGCGATATGCCCATTCTCCTGACCAGCGGCTATTCGGGAGCGGCCGTGCATGCAGCAAAGGAGGCCGGAGTTCGGATTCTGTCGAAGCCATATCGGATCGACGAACTGGCAGCCGAGATTGATGCGGCCAAGGCAGAAAACGTGTGGTCGCGGGCGCGCAACTCCTGA
- a CDS encoding ATPase domain-containing protein, translating into MTGEFVGGQRNGGSKDLTRISTGSGGLDDILGGGLDANRLYLYEGRPGTGKTTISLQFLLKGAALGERGLYITLSETKQELEVVAERHGWSLAGVDVFELVPPETTLDPERELTVFHPAEVELSETTSLMFKEVERIDPARVVIDSLSELRLLAQSPLRYRRQVLALKHFFAKRNCTVILLDDLSSSQDDLQLHSIAHGVVMLEQLAIEYGAERRRLRVIKMRGISFRGGFHDFTIAEGGLKIFPRLVAAEHHRPFLGEFTPSGNTELDQLLGGGLERGTNALLIGAAGVGKSSLALTYAIAAAERGEHAVFFAFDEGRGTVEARGRTLGLPLATHLDSGRIRFQQIDPAELSPGEFGANVLQSVERDKARVVVIDSLNGYLNAMPDERFLILQMHELLSYLSQQGVLTILVLAQHGLVGPMDTPLDISYLSDAVLMLRYFEVAGTVRRALSVVKKRSGNHEHTIREFRLSSAGITLGPPLTDFSGIFAGNPRYNAIAVPDTGMRDEH; encoded by the coding sequence ATGACGGGGGAGTTTGTCGGCGGCCAACGAAATGGCGGCTCCAAGGATCTCACGCGGATCTCCACCGGCAGCGGTGGCCTCGACGATATCCTCGGCGGCGGCCTCGACGCCAATCGCCTGTATCTTTACGAGGGCCGGCCCGGGACCGGAAAGACCACCATCTCGCTCCAGTTCCTTCTGAAGGGCGCAGCCCTGGGCGAGCGGGGGCTCTACATCACCCTGTCCGAGACGAAGCAGGAGCTGGAGGTCGTCGCCGAGCGGCACGGCTGGTCGCTTGCCGGCGTCGACGTGTTCGAGCTTGTTCCTCCGGAGACGACGCTCGATCCGGAGCGGGAGCTCACGGTGTTCCACCCGGCCGAGGTGGAGCTCAGCGAGACGACCAGCCTGATGTTCAAGGAGGTCGAGCGCATCGACCCCGCCCGGGTCGTGATCGACAGCCTTTCCGAGCTCCGGCTTCTGGCGCAGAGTCCGCTTCGCTATCGCCGTCAGGTGCTGGCATTGAAGCACTTCTTCGCCAAGCGCAACTGCACGGTCATCCTGCTCGATGATCTGTCGTCGTCGCAGGACGACCTGCAACTCCACTCGATCGCGCACGGCGTCGTCATGCTGGAGCAGCTTGCGATCGAGTATGGCGCGGAGAGGCGCCGGTTGCGTGTGATCAAAATGCGCGGCATTTCGTTTCGCGGTGGCTTTCATGATTTCACGATTGCCGAGGGCGGGCTGAAGATTTTTCCGCGGCTGGTCGCCGCGGAGCATCACAGACCATTCCTGGGCGAATTCACCCCGAGTGGCAACACCGAGCTCGACCAGCTGCTGGGAGGAGGGCTCGAGCGCGGCACCAACGCGCTCCTCATTGGAGCAGCCGGTGTCGGCAAATCGTCGCTCGCGCTGACCTACGCGATCGCGGCGGCGGAGCGGGGCGAGCACGCCGTCTTCTTCGCATTCGACGAAGGCCGCGGCACGGTGGAGGCCCGTGGGCGAACGCTTGGCTTGCCGCTCGCGACGCATCTGGACTCCGGTCGCATTCGCTTCCAGCAGATCGACCCCGCCGAATTATCTCCGGGTGAGTTCGGCGCCAACGTTCTGCAGAGCGTCGAGCGCGACAAGGCCCGCGTCGTGGTCATCGACAGCCTCAACGGCTACCTCAACGCGATGCCGGACGAACGCTTTCTCATCCTCCAGATGCACGAGCTCCTGAGCTATCTCAGCCAACAAGGTGTGCTGACCATCCTTGTGCTGGCGCAGCATGGTCTGGTGGGCCCGATGGATACACCGCTGGATATCAGCTATCTCAGCGATGCGGTGTTGATGCTGCGCTATTTCGAGGTGGCGGGGACGGTCCGCCGCGCTCTATCGGTGGTCAAGAAGCGGAGCGGGAACCACGAACATACCATCCGGGAGTTTCGTTTGAGCAGTGCCGGCATCACACTCGGCCCGCCGCTCACGGATTTCAGCGGGATCTTCGCGGGCAATCCGCGCTATAACGCAATCGCTGTCCCTGACACGGGGATGCGAGATGAGCATTGA
- a CDS encoding YihY/virulence factor BrkB family protein: MHATGTGALLGLLGLAVLIQYLDQPPRAQAAGGRQVSAADNNGRGRLAESPPDIPARGWRDVLFRVYGNVTEHRIVAMAAGMTFYTLLAIFPALAALVAIYGLFSDPARITGHLEQLDGLLPGGAIDIARDQLTRVSAKGGQALGLTFLVSLAISLWSANAAMKSLFDTLNVVYRARETRGFFKLNAMSLLFTAGAILFVLFAIGALVVLPVLLNYVGMSDAADLVLRVGRWPAIFVCVSFGLALIYRYGPDRDEPKWRWISWGSALAAALWLAGSALFSWYAANFGNFNATYGSLGAAVGFMTWIWISAIVILIGGELDAELELQTPRDTTTGREMPLGARGATMAGTVGRAG, encoded by the coding sequence CTGCATGCAACGGGCACCGGTGCCCTGCTGGGTCTGCTCGGACTGGCTGTCCTGATCCAATATCTGGATCAACCGCCCCGCGCGCAAGCCGCCGGCGGACGGCAGGTCAGCGCTGCCGACAATAACGGCCGCGGCCGGCTTGCCGAGTCTCCGCCCGACATTCCTGCGCGTGGCTGGAGAGACGTGCTGTTTCGCGTCTATGGGAACGTGACCGAGCACAGGATCGTCGCGATGGCCGCCGGCATGACGTTCTATACGCTGCTCGCGATCTTTCCGGCCCTGGCCGCGCTGGTCGCCATCTACGGCCTGTTTTCCGATCCTGCCCGGATCACCGGGCATCTGGAGCAGCTCGATGGCCTGTTGCCCGGCGGCGCCATCGACATCGCGCGGGACCAGCTGACACGTGTCTCCGCAAAGGGCGGCCAGGCGCTCGGCCTCACCTTCCTGGTCAGCCTCGCGATCTCCTTGTGGAGCGCGAACGCGGCCATGAAATCGCTGTTCGATACGCTCAACGTGGTCTATCGCGCGCGCGAGACGCGCGGCTTCTTCAAGCTGAACGCAATGTCGCTGCTGTTCACGGCCGGGGCGATTCTGTTCGTGCTTTTTGCGATTGGTGCGCTCGTCGTGCTTCCGGTCCTGCTGAACTACGTCGGCATGTCCGATGCCGCCGATCTCGTCCTGCGCGTCGGACGCTGGCCCGCGATCTTCGTCTGCGTCTCGTTCGGGCTTGCGCTCATCTATCGCTATGGACCTGACCGCGACGAGCCGAAATGGCGCTGGATCAGCTGGGGCAGTGCGCTCGCGGCCGCGCTATGGCTCGCGGGATCGGCGCTGTTCTCCTGGTATGCGGCCAATTTCGGCAACTTCAACGCGACCTATGGCTCGCTCGGCGCGGCCGTCGGCTTCATGACCTGGATCTGGATCTCGGCCATCGTGATCCTGATCGGCGGTGAGCTCGATGCGGAGCTCGAGCTCCAGACCCCGCGCGACACCACGACCGGCCGCGAGATGCCGCTGGGCGCACGAGGGGCCACCATGGCCGGCACCGTCGGCCGCGCCGGCTGA
- a CDS encoding DUF3551 domain-containing protein: MRHLLFASLAAAAVLASFGASSPAAAAQDRFCLQGRIWGYPGNCQFTTYRQCQAAASGTDAGCGINPAYAYARQPGPYRRY; the protein is encoded by the coding sequence ATGCGCCACTTGTTGTTTGCTTCACTCGCCGCGGCAGCCGTTCTCGCCAGCTTCGGCGCGAGTTCGCCCGCTGCCGCCGCGCAGGACCGCTTCTGCTTGCAGGGCCGGATATGGGGCTATCCCGGCAACTGCCAGTTCACGACCTACCGGCAGTGCCAGGCCGCCGCCTCCGGCACCGACGCCGGCTGCGGAATCAACCCGGCCTATGCCTACGCGCGCCAGCCCGGCCCCTATCGCCGCTACTGA
- a CDS encoding GNAT family N-acetyltransferase: MRWRAMTTADLAAVDAIAAKVHPFYPEDASVPAERLELYPDGCRVLDAARRDGIGGAISGYVVSHPWHLGQPPPLNALIGRLPERASTYYIHDLALLPEARGSGAADAIVRQLLRHAAESGLGTVSLVAVNDSVRFWQSYGFDIVDLPELRPKLSSYDSRARLMVREVGAA, encoded by the coding sequence ATGCGCTGGCGGGCGATGACCACCGCTGACCTCGCGGCGGTGGACGCGATCGCCGCCAAGGTCCACCCCTTCTATCCCGAAGACGCGAGCGTTCCGGCAGAGCGGCTGGAGCTTTACCCCGATGGCTGCCGCGTGCTCGACGCTGCGCGCCGGGACGGTATCGGCGGCGCCATCAGCGGCTATGTCGTCAGCCATCCCTGGCATCTCGGCCAGCCGCCGCCGCTGAACGCCCTGATCGGCCGCTTGCCCGAGCGCGCGTCGACCTACTACATCCACGATCTCGCGCTGCTGCCTGAGGCGCGCGGCAGCGGTGCGGCCGACGCGATCGTGAGGCAGTTGCTCCGCCATGCCGCCGAAAGCGGTCTCGGCACGGTGTCGCTGGTCGCGGTCAACGACTCCGTGCGGTTCTGGCAGAGCTACGGCTTCGACATCGTCGACCTGCCGGAGCTGCGCCCCAAGCTCAGCAGCTACGACAGCCGCGCACGGCTGATGGTGCGTGAGGTTGGCGCCGCCTGA
- a CDS encoding serine hydrolase domain-containing protein, protein MIPRTSRPMRLPRLASALILLLSLAGPAASDDLAQVADPDPLGFSAARLARIAPWYQARFEAFPPSEGLVPGAVVVVAKAGKLAYLQAIGFQDRARTVPMQINSIFWIASMSKPVTSVAAMILVDDGRLDLDAPVARYLPELAEMQVGVRRTDASGRTEYGLEAPKRAMTVRDLLRHTSGLIYSELDFAYPAGGLADPDADAGIRMIHMLYGWKAVYRRDRTLADFVASLASLPLAHQPGEVHEYGWSVDVLGRVIEVASGQPLDQFLRARIFEPLRMVDTGFFVPKERLDRLVDAPMPERPPIWDVTTPPKLFAGGGGLVSTAPDYLRFCQMLLNGGELDGVRVLSPQAVKEMTTNALPETVRIFGGDEVGARAGTTFGLGFAIRTNPVSSWVPGGVGSFSWAGHWGTYFWIDPAEQLIGLQMIQATPGSKALLPAGINRLVYGALTASVPPERAAEPSPATSAR, encoded by the coding sequence ATGATCCCCCGTACCTCCCGGCCGATGCGCCTGCCGCGGCTGGCCTCTGCGCTCATCCTGCTCTTGTCCCTCGCCGGACCGGCAGCCTCCGACGATCTGGCCCAGGTCGCCGATCCGGACCCGCTCGGTTTCTCGGCGGCGCGATTGGCGCGGATCGCGCCGTGGTATCAGGCGCGCTTCGAGGCCTTCCCGCCATCCGAGGGTCTCGTTCCTGGCGCCGTCGTTGTCGTCGCCAAGGCCGGCAAGCTCGCTTATCTGCAGGCCATCGGATTTCAGGACCGCGCCAGGACGGTCCCGATGCAGATCAACTCGATCTTCTGGATCGCCTCGATGTCCAAGCCCGTGACCAGCGTTGCGGCCATGATCCTGGTCGATGACGGCCGGCTCGACCTCGATGCCCCGGTCGCCCGTTATCTGCCCGAGCTCGCGGAGATGCAGGTCGGGGTCCGCAGGACGGACGCGTCCGGCCGGACGGAATATGGGTTGGAGGCGCCGAAGCGCGCGATGACGGTGCGCGACCTGCTGCGCCACACCTCCGGTCTCATCTACTCCGAACTGGATTTCGCCTATCCGGCAGGCGGCCTCGCCGACCCGGATGCCGATGCCGGCATCCGGATGATCCACATGCTCTATGGCTGGAAGGCCGTGTACCGCCGCGACCGGACGCTGGCGGATTTCGTGGCGAGCCTCGCAAGCCTGCCGCTCGCCCATCAGCCCGGCGAGGTCCATGAATATGGCTGGAGCGTCGACGTGCTGGGCCGGGTCATCGAAGTCGCGTCCGGTCAGCCGCTCGATCAGTTCCTGCGCGCGCGCATCTTCGAGCCGCTGCGCATGGTCGACACCGGCTTCTTCGTGCCGAAGGAGAGGCTCGACCGTCTCGTCGACGCGCCGATGCCGGAACGGCCGCCGATCTGGGACGTCACGACGCCGCCGAAGCTGTTTGCCGGCGGCGGCGGCCTGGTGTCGACCGCGCCCGACTATCTCCGCTTCTGCCAGATGCTGTTGAATGGCGGCGAACTCGACGGCGTGCGCGTGCTCAGTCCGCAGGCGGTGAAGGAGATGACGACCAACGCGCTGCCCGAGACTGTTCGTATCTTCGGCGGTGACGAGGTCGGCGCTCGCGCGGGCACGACGTTCGGGCTCGGCTTCGCGATCCGGACCAATCCCGTGTCCAGCTGGGTGCCGGGCGGGGTCGGAAGTTTCTCCTGGGCGGGCCACTGGGGCACCTATTTCTGGATCGATCCGGCGGAGCAACTGATCGGCCTGCAGATGATCCAGGCCACGCCGGGCAGCAAGGCGCTGCTGCCGGCCGGGATCAACCGTCTGGTCTACGGTGCATTGACGGCGTCAGTGCCGCCCGAGCGCGCGGCGGAGCCGAGCCCTGCGACGTCAGCGCGGTGA
- a CDS encoding AraC family transcriptional regulator, with translation MSLPAVALGAHGAACGLFLLTAGLTWRERRRTRIGQLTAAVLLGAAAASVNSVPGFGHSGIVWRVPVLALAAGNAVVFWLWARVVFDDDFILRARHAALWALFVAGELLSAYGPVVWSRLDPVADLADKAVQIAGLGLAVLAAAQSMATWRGDLVAGRPRLRVVVLLGSVLFIAVDAIYGSGLGARVITPAAIDTIRAAGLCALAAMAAWSLLQVAPVGAAAAVLPRREAAPAAAPAPRSAPQGADQLLLKRLDQLMTQERIFRQERLTIGVLAARLAVTEEQLRRAINEGLGYRNFNAFINHHRLAEAKAALADPSQRDVPVLTIAMDAGFQSLGPFNRAFKAATGQTPTEYRRTVRDVPSSEVPAAADRKIG, from the coding sequence ATGTCCCTCCCGGCCGTCGCGCTCGGCGCCCACGGCGCTGCATGCGGACTATTCCTGCTGACCGCCGGCCTGACCTGGCGCGAGCGCCGCCGGACCCGGATCGGGCAGTTGACCGCGGCGGTCCTGCTCGGTGCCGCCGCGGCATCGGTCAATTCGGTGCCGGGATTCGGGCATTCCGGGATTGTCTGGCGCGTCCCCGTGCTGGCGCTGGCCGCCGGCAATGCCGTCGTGTTCTGGCTGTGGGCAAGGGTCGTCTTCGACGATGACTTCATCCTGCGCGCCCGGCATGCGGCGCTGTGGGCGCTGTTCGTTGCAGGCGAGCTGCTGAGCGCCTATGGCCCCGTCGTGTGGTCACGGCTCGACCCGGTCGCCGACCTTGCCGACAAAGCCGTACAAATCGCTGGCCTCGGACTTGCGGTGCTGGCTGCCGCGCAATCGATGGCGACGTGGCGCGGTGATCTGGTGGCGGGCCGGCCGCGCCTGCGCGTCGTGGTCCTGCTCGGCAGCGTGCTGTTCATCGCGGTTGATGCCATCTACGGCTCGGGTCTCGGCGCGCGCGTCATCACGCCGGCCGCGATCGACACGATCCGCGCCGCTGGACTATGCGCGCTCGCAGCGATGGCGGCGTGGAGCCTGCTGCAGGTCGCGCCCGTCGGCGCGGCTGCGGCCGTGCTGCCGCGGCGCGAAGCGGCACCGGCGGCCGCGCCTGCGCCGCGAAGCGCTCCCCAAGGCGCCGATCAGCTGCTGCTGAAGCGCCTCGATCAGTTGATGACGCAGGAGCGCATCTTCCGGCAGGAGCGGCTCACCATCGGCGTGCTCGCCGCCCGGCTCGCGGTGACCGAGGAGCAGCTGCGGCGCGCCATCAATGAGGGCCTGGGCTATCGCAACTTCAATGCCTTCATCAATCACCACCGGCTCGCCGAGGCCAAGGCGGCGCTGGCGGATCCAAGCCAGCGCGACGTCCCGGTGCTGACGATCGCGATGGATGCCGGCTTCCAGTCGCTCGGTCCGTTCAACCGCGCCTTCAAGGCCGCGACCGGCCAGACGCCGACCGAATACCGGAGAACGGTCCGCGACGTGCCGTCGTCCGAGGTGCCGGCGGCGGCTGATCGAAAAATCGGCTAG